The stretch of DNA ATACATAACAATCCATTAAAAGCAAGATTAGTTGTGGAGCCTGAAGAATATCCTTTTTCGAGCTATAATCACTATTTTCAAACTACTTGCCAATCAAACCAAATCATTGAAATTGACAAGCCTGTATTATAAAGTTATCCACAGAGTAGCTGACGTTTAAACGTCAGCTACTACTAGGTAGGGGAGGTTTAAACCTCCCCTACTAGTGTGGATAACCCATCAAACTTAATCGTGATTACAGGCAAATATGGCGAATTAATGTGGCAATTCCGAAGGTATCCAGGACGATCGCCGACCTGGACCATAAGGACGTGATCGAAGCCCATCACATATCAGAGGCCATATCTTACAGGAGCCTGGACAGGAATTTGTGGGGCTAAATCTATGAATCTAACCAGGTTAGAAAGGAAGTATTTATTTTGCCGGTTCGGCAAGGATCGCGTTCGATATTTCATACGTCTTGATCATCTTCAGGACAAGACGTTTTGGCACCTCGCCCCTGCCCCGCAAAAGATAATAATATTCACGGGCTGTTTCCAAACCGTCAAGTTTCACCGGCTCCAACCATGTCATCCTGTTCCGCATTATGTAATAATTCACGCTCGGCTTGAACAGATGGTTTATTCCTATCCTGCATCTGCCGGGTATTTCCTTAGTTTGCATATTTATTTTGCAGATAGTACCCATGGCGTCTTTCGTCGACGCGTCGTATCTCCACTGATGGAAATAGCCGATATTCAGGCACAGCATGTTATGAACGAGCGCCGCGAATATCAAGATACAAAATACGCCCTTGTAAAGTACCCGGCAAACAACGTTTTTACCTCCATTGACATATTCCCACAATATCAGGAGAAAAATAATATACAACGGGACCAGGTATATCGCGATCCTGTCCGTTGGATATTTGATATCAAGAAAAAAGAATTGGGATTTTATGCATGCGGCAATGAGGAACAATATTGATGCCAGCGCCAGAAGATATCTGTTTAACGGTTCCGCCATTTTTTTATTCACATAATTAAAGAGCAAAATAATAACTGCCGACGCAAACGATATGAAGATCACCGAATCTGTAAACCATATCATGTCAATATTCGCATATCCCTTTCCATAAAAATAATACCGCAGGATGCTGTCAACTGTATCGACCCAAAAACCCGCTGTTCCCCCATATTCCGCAACACCCTGAAAAATCGCTTTTAAGGCCGACGGCGGATATACGATCATCAAAAAAAGCGCCGCAATAACGACGGGAAACATTATTCTTATTATTCCTTTTATCTCAATAAAAAACATAACGGCGATTACCGCGATAAAGACATTTAAAAAGGACAGGTTAGACAATACAGCCAATGTCAGCATTGCAACAGACGCTGCATTATATCCTGTGTTCTTTCGGGTATCCCGGCATTCTATCCTCTTCAGTAAAAAATAAAGCGCCGCTGCGGTGAAGCCTATGCCGATGGAATAACCTCTGGCGCATGAGAAGAAATCGAGTAAAAAAGGATTTGACGCGGCCAGGAGGAAGCCGACAGCAAACCTTCCTCCCTTCAAAAACATTTTCAATATATTGAAAATGCTTACCAGATAAATGGCGTGCCCTGCCAGGGCCGGTATCCGTATAACGAATTCCGAATTCCCGAAAAAGTGAGCAAGGACCTTGATAGCTAGCGTATTGAGCAGATGGTTATTTGATCCCACAGGGCCCTCGAAGGAAAAAATATGCTTCAGGCTGCCGCAGGAATGATACAGGTAAGTCCACGCCTCATCAAACGATAGAGACAGATTATATGCGCGCATGCAGGTATAGGCAAAAAAAGCCGCTCCCGCCAGGATGGCGATATTCTCATATAAGTCTCTTTTCCGTATCATCTATACCTGACCTTCATCGCTAATATCAAAAGTATAAAAAATAGCGTGACACAATTGGCTATGATGATGGGGCGTTCGCCTATGGTTATACCGTATATCAGCCA from Candidatus Omnitrophota bacterium encodes:
- a CDS encoding glycosyltransferase family 39 protein, whose product is MIRKRDLYENIAILAGAAFFAYTCMRAYNLSLSFDEAWTYLYHSCGSLKHIFSFEGPVGSNNHLLNTLAIKVLAHFFGNSEFVIRIPALAGHAIYLVSIFNILKMFLKGGRFAVGFLLAASNPFLLDFFSCARGYSIGIGFTAAALYFLLKRIECRDTRKNTGYNAASVAMLTLAVLSNLSFLNVFIAVIAVMFFIEIKGIIRIMFPVVIAALFLMIVYPPSALKAIFQGVAEYGGTAGFWVDTVDSILRYYFYGKGYANIDMIWFTDSVIFISFASAVIILLFNYVNKKMAEPLNRYLLALASILFLIAACIKSQFFFLDIKYPTDRIAIYLVPLYIIFLLILWEYVNGGKNVVCRVLYKGVFCILIFAALVHNMLCLNIGYFHQWRYDASTKDAMGTICKINMQTKEIPGRCRIGINHLFKPSVNYYIMRNRMTWLEPVKLDGLETAREYYYLLRGRGEVPKRLVLKMIKTYEISNAILAEPAK